A stretch of the Panicum virgatum strain AP13 chromosome 9N, P.virgatum_v5, whole genome shotgun sequence genome encodes the following:
- the LOC120687318 gene encoding peflin-like, translating to MQQMQQQMQYLMMAQFLAGGSTGSQFGMPQQSQGSESGQAYIPPPQGFMAMLGASRSGGQASTGVLPQMPPFGPWWQTPPAPFPPPAAGSRQGTPDGDIFLNLSGGGASGGGASGGGSNHDMAMD from the exons ATGCAACAGATGCAGCAACAGATGCAGTATTTGATGATGGCACAG TTCTTGGCTGGGGGTAGCACCGGATCTCAGTTCGGTATGCCGCAGCAATCACAAGGTTCCGAGAGTGGCCAAGCATATATTCCACCACCTCAGGGATTCATGGCGATGTTGGGCGCATCTCGGTCTGGAGGCCAAGCTTCTACAGGTGTTCTCCCACAAATGCCGCCGTTCGGTCCGTGGTGGCAGACTCCGCCAGCACCATTTCCTCCACCAGCAGCG GGTTCCCGTCAAGGAACGCCTGATGGCGACATATTTCTCAATTTGAGCGGTGGAGGTGCGAGTGGCGGAGGTGCGAGTGGCGGAGGTTCGAACCACGACATGGCGATGGATTGA